A window of the Cystobacter fuscus genome harbors these coding sequences:
- a CDS encoding response regulator transcription factor — MRVLIVEDNRDLQANIARFLEPDFLLDFAATGPQGLALALANAYDVIVLDLMLPGMSGIQVCERYRQLAPRLVPILMLTARDTLEDKQEGFQAGADDYLVKPFSLRELRWRLEALARRPVPPSGRRLILGGLTLEPESGQLRWGERTVRLHRTEALILRLLMEAAPAAVSTEALAERLWGDDAPDSSALRTHVYALRKALAGLGVDHAITTRRNEGYSLDARKCQTGP, encoded by the coding sequence ATGCGCGTACTCATCGTCGAGGACAATCGTGACCTCCAGGCCAACATCGCCCGGTTCCTGGAGCCGGACTTCCTCCTGGACTTCGCGGCCACCGGCCCCCAGGGGCTCGCGCTCGCGCTGGCCAACGCCTACGACGTCATCGTGCTCGACCTGATGCTGCCCGGCATGAGCGGCATCCAGGTGTGCGAGCGTTACCGGCAGCTCGCACCCCGGCTCGTTCCCATCCTCATGCTGACGGCCCGGGACACGCTCGAGGACAAGCAAGAGGGCTTCCAGGCAGGCGCGGATGACTACCTCGTCAAGCCGTTCTCGCTCCGGGAACTGCGCTGGCGCCTGGAAGCGCTGGCACGCCGGCCCGTTCCCCCGAGCGGGCGGCGACTGATCCTGGGAGGACTCACCCTGGAGCCAGAGAGCGGACAACTGCGCTGGGGCGAGCGCACCGTCCGGCTCCATCGCACCGAGGCCCTCATCCTGCGGCTCCTGATGGAGGCCGCGCCCGCCGCCGTCTCCACGGAGGCGCTGGCGGAGCGGCTCTGGGGGGACGACGCGCCGGATTCGAGCGCGCTACGCACCCACGTCTACGCCCTGCGCAAGGCGCTCGCCGGGCTGGGAGTCGACCATGCCATCACCACCCGGCGAAACGAGGGGTACAGCCTGGATGCGCGCAAGTGCCAGACCGGTCCGTGA
- the zigA gene encoding zinc metallochaperone GTPase ZigA, whose translation MRDGRLPVTVLSGFLGAGKTTLLNHVLNNREGRRVAVIVNDMSEVNIDARLVKGGASLSRVDERLVEMSNGCICCTLREDLLVEVGRLAREGRFDHLLIESTGISEPMPVAETFTFADEQGRCLGDVARLDTLVTVVDAFNFLKDWEDTEELRARGLAAGEEDERTVVDLLVEQVEFADVLVLNKTDLVSPEQVGELESILRQLNPGARLVRVQQGRVALSDVLETGLFELEKAQRAPGWSRTLRGEAIPESEAYGIESFVLRSHRPFHPGRLWEFIHGSWKGLLRSKGFFWLATRMEVTGVWAQAGGACSFEPAGLWWDAVPREEWPEEPEVRAELEQHMREPWGDRRQELVFITRQVDQALLRGALEECLLTDEELALGPTAWSQLEDPFPPWVMVGEGEDEPSADEAA comes from the coding sequence ATGAGGGATGGACGCCTGCCCGTCACCGTGCTCTCGGGCTTCCTGGGGGCGGGGAAGACGACGCTGCTCAACCACGTGCTCAACAACCGGGAGGGCCGCCGGGTCGCCGTCATCGTCAACGACATGAGCGAGGTGAACATCGACGCCCGGCTGGTGAAGGGTGGGGCCTCGCTGTCGCGTGTGGACGAGCGGCTGGTGGAGATGAGCAACGGCTGCATCTGCTGCACGCTGCGCGAGGATCTGCTGGTGGAGGTGGGCCGGCTCGCGCGCGAGGGCCGCTTCGATCACCTGCTCATCGAGTCCACCGGCATCTCCGAGCCCATGCCGGTGGCGGAGACGTTCACCTTCGCGGACGAGCAGGGCCGCTGCCTGGGGGACGTGGCCCGGCTGGACACCCTGGTGACGGTGGTGGACGCCTTCAACTTCCTGAAGGACTGGGAAGACACCGAGGAACTGCGGGCGCGGGGGCTCGCCGCGGGCGAGGAGGACGAGCGCACGGTGGTGGATCTGCTGGTGGAGCAGGTGGAGTTCGCCGACGTGCTGGTGCTCAACAAGACGGACCTGGTGTCACCCGAGCAGGTGGGCGAGCTGGAGTCCATCCTCCGCCAGCTCAATCCGGGTGCACGGCTCGTGCGTGTCCAGCAGGGCCGGGTCGCGCTGTCCGACGTGCTGGAGACGGGGCTCTTCGAGCTGGAGAAGGCCCAGCGTGCTCCCGGCTGGTCGCGGACGCTGCGCGGCGAGGCCATTCCCGAGAGCGAGGCCTATGGAATCGAGAGCTTCGTCTTGCGCTCCCACCGTCCCTTCCACCCCGGGCGGCTGTGGGAGTTCATTCACGGGAGCTGGAAGGGCCTGCTGCGCTCCAAGGGGTTCTTCTGGCTGGCCACTCGCATGGAGGTGACGGGCGTGTGGGCCCAGGCGGGTGGGGCCTGCTCCTTCGAGCCCGCGGGGCTGTGGTGGGACGCCGTGCCCCGGGAGGAGTGGCCCGAGGAGCCCGAGGTCCGCGCCGAGCTCGAGCAGCACATGCGGGAGCCTTGGGGAGACAGGCGACAGGAACTCGTCTTCATCACCCGCCAGGTGGACCAGGCGCTGCTGCGCGGGGCGCTCGAGGAGTGCCTGCTCACCGACGAGGAGCTCGCCCTGGGCCCGACGGCCTGGAGCCAGCTCGAGGATCCCTTCCCGCCCTGGGTGATGGTGGGCGAGGGCGAGGATGAACCGTCCGCCGACGAGGCGGCTTGA
- a CDS encoding alpha/beta hydrolase, with translation MTRLLLLGLCFLSTSVAHAARPAVPMEVQAEDGERIAVQVLEPEGDAANPPVAVLLHGLTRNKEDWLSDAAPTYGGALTEYLLRSGYRVYLMDARRHGARATPDARPGELAKRAHGGDTAPYQAMIVDTVRDARALLARVLAGGKPPRVLVAGYSMGAQVGLLLASREPRVTHLVTMVPPHVDPVLGDAAPVNRMGGIHQSWLLLTATRDPFSTAENSQALFEAAPSKSKARKAFDSGHALPREYLDEVRRWLSETR, from the coding sequence ATGACGCGCTTGCTTTTGCTGGGTCTCTGCTTCCTGTCCACCTCCGTGGCCCATGCCGCCCGCCCCGCCGTGCCGATGGAGGTCCAGGCAGAGGATGGGGAACGGATTGCCGTACAGGTGCTGGAACCGGAAGGGGACGCCGCGAATCCGCCCGTGGCCGTCCTCCTGCACGGCCTCACCCGGAACAAGGAGGACTGGCTGTCCGATGCCGCGCCCACGTATGGCGGGGCGCTGACGGAGTACCTGTTACGCTCCGGCTACCGGGTCTACCTCATGGACGCGAGGCGGCACGGGGCACGGGCGACTCCCGACGCGCGGCCCGGCGAGCTCGCGAAGCGGGCGCACGGCGGGGACACCGCGCCCTATCAGGCGATGATCGTGGACACCGTGCGCGATGCGCGGGCGCTCCTCGCGCGGGTGCTGGCCGGGGGCAAGCCACCGCGGGTGCTCGTCGCGGGTTACAGCATGGGCGCCCAGGTGGGGCTCCTGCTGGCCTCGCGCGAGCCACGCGTCACGCATCTGGTGACGATGGTACCACCGCACGTCGACCCCGTGCTGGGCGACGCCGCGCCCGTGAACCGGATGGGCGGGATTCATCAGTCCTGGCTGCTGCTGACCGCGACGCGCGACCCGTTCTCCACGGCGGAGAACAGCCAGGCGCTGTTCGAGGCCGCGCCGTCCAAGAGCAAGGCGCGCAAGGCCTTCGACAGCGGGCACGCCTTGCCGCGCGAGTACCTCGACGAGGTGCGCCGCTGGTTGAGTGAGACGCGATAG
- a CDS encoding DNA topoisomerase IB, with product MTHIERLQQVGIHRVGSPQRGFHYRTADGKRVPAKEVERIEALKLPPAWKDVLISPAGTSRLQAMGKDSAGRWQYRYHESFTRRQEARKFERIVDFARALPKLRRRVSQDLRKRGLGRDRVMACLLRILGTCFIRPGSQQYAEENHSYGLATLRSRHVKLKGDTVIFDFPGKSGQHQHRELKDRQVARVVRECMKVPGRDLFKFVLDDGLVVDVRRRHINEYIREIMGERYSAKDFRTWAGTLICACALARAKERVAREAGARGVKKSMVAAVKEAAEHLGNTPAVARASYIYPSVLAMFEKGHVVERYFESVEELAQQEKPGLHGAEKALLEMLGGCQRPAV from the coding sequence ATGACGCACATCGAGCGATTGCAACAGGTGGGTATCCACCGGGTGGGCAGTCCCCAGCGGGGGTTCCACTACCGGACGGCGGACGGCAAGCGCGTGCCCGCGAAGGAAGTCGAGCGCATCGAGGCGCTGAAGCTGCCTCCGGCGTGGAAGGACGTGCTCATCAGCCCCGCGGGGACGTCGCGGCTGCAGGCCATGGGCAAGGACAGCGCGGGCCGGTGGCAGTACCGCTACCACGAGTCCTTCACCCGGCGGCAGGAGGCGCGCAAGTTCGAGCGCATCGTGGACTTCGCCCGGGCCCTGCCGAAGCTGCGGCGGCGCGTGTCACAAGACCTGCGCAAGCGGGGGCTGGGGCGGGATCGGGTGATGGCGTGCCTGTTGCGGATCCTGGGCACGTGCTTCATCCGCCCCGGCAGCCAGCAGTACGCCGAGGAGAACCACAGCTACGGGCTGGCCACGCTGCGCTCCCGGCACGTGAAGCTCAAGGGTGACACGGTCATCTTCGACTTCCCGGGCAAGAGCGGCCAGCACCAGCACCGCGAGCTGAAGGATCGGCAGGTGGCGCGGGTGGTGCGCGAGTGCATGAAGGTCCCGGGGAGGGATCTCTTCAAGTTCGTACTGGATGACGGCCTGGTGGTGGACGTGCGGCGGCGCCACATCAACGAGTACATCCGCGAGATCATGGGCGAGCGCTACAGCGCGAAGGACTTCCGCACCTGGGCGGGCACGCTCATCTGCGCCTGCGCGCTGGCACGGGCCAAGGAGCGGGTGGCCCGGGAGGCGGGCGCACGGGGAGTGAAGAAGTCCATGGTGGCGGCGGTGAAGGAGGCCGCCGAGCACCTGGGCAATACCCCGGCGGTGGCACGCGCCTCGTACATCTACCCCTCGGTGCTGGCGATGTTCGAGAAGGGGCACGTGGTGGAGCGCTACTTCGAGTCGGTGGAGGAGCTGGCCCAGCAGGAGAAGCCCGGGCTGCACGGGGCGGAAAAAGCGCTCCTGGAGATGTTGGGGGGCTGCCAACGGCCCGCCGTGTAG
- a CDS encoding hemerythrin domain-containing protein codes for MDAIELLTQQHREVEELFEKFEKTGEGKEELLRALFVRIADNLAAHATIEEKLFYPSVYVGPTADKLQEAVEEHLSAKRVIADLLDMEPSDAQFRAKVKVLQDLVEHHVEEEEKDLFKQVKKLLTKEELSVMGEQLEAMFSELIQTQPRMQVPREIGEAAPLS; via the coding sequence ATGGACGCCATCGAACTGTTGACGCAGCAGCACCGCGAGGTCGAGGAACTGTTCGAGAAGTTCGAGAAGACCGGCGAGGGCAAGGAGGAGTTGCTGAGGGCGCTGTTCGTGCGTATCGCGGACAACCTCGCGGCGCACGCCACCATCGAGGAGAAGCTCTTCTACCCCAGCGTCTACGTCGGGCCCACGGCGGACAAGCTCCAGGAGGCGGTGGAGGAGCATCTGTCGGCCAAGCGCGTCATCGCGGATCTGCTCGACATGGAGCCCTCCGACGCGCAGTTCAGGGCGAAGGTGAAGGTGCTCCAGGATCTGGTCGAGCATCACGTCGAGGAAGAGGAGAAGGACCTCTTCAAGCAAGTGAAGAAGCTGCTGACCAAGGAGGAGCTGAGCGTCATGGGCGAGCAGCTCGAGGCCATGTTCTCCGAGCTCATCCAGACCCAGCCGCGCATGCAGGTCCCCCGTGAGATCGGCGAGGCGGCGCCGCTGAGCTGA
- a CDS encoding Hpt domain-containing protein, with translation MDDTPSVLDVEQISRLRELGQEDAGEMLRGMFQRYLESIPPQLTRMREALAAGNTKVLVSEAHGLAGSSAVYALPRLRHCCLALETHAREQRLDEAGALLDAVQRAFEEAGPLVMAELSAR, from the coding sequence ATGGACGACACTCCCTCGGTGCTCGATGTGGAGCAGATCTCGCGCTTGCGCGAGCTGGGACAGGAAGACGCGGGTGAGATGTTGCGGGGGATGTTCCAACGCTACCTCGAGAGCATTCCGCCCCAACTCACGCGCATGCGCGAGGCGCTCGCCGCGGGCAACACGAAGGTGCTGGTGAGCGAGGCGCATGGGCTGGCGGGCAGCAGCGCCGTGTACGCCCTGCCCCGGCTGCGGCACTGCTGTCTGGCGTTGGAGACGCACGCCCGGGAGCAGCGGCTGGACGAGGCGGGCGCCCTGCTGGACGCGGTGCAGCGGGCCTTCGAGGAGGCCGGCCCGCTCGTGATGGCCGAGCTGTCCGCCCGCTGA
- a CDS encoding sensor histidine kinase has protein sequence MRASARPVRDLLLRSMWLCAAFALVLMGAFFTLFSYDLEDVIFNRLVAAEADRPEPGHPPGITTYSGQASLPPWLRERLAEKASQGEYEIPTEGHGHFHVAVRPGAANGTPRYVALDVSALTSTTSQLRRRTGLLLTSALLALLAAALLGHIVARRLGRPLEQLVERLREEDGALPEDDGRVAEVRALLEALRTRDARIQELLERERRFNRDASHELRTPLAVAQGAVEILELDPPRDAETFRRLRQAVNQMGLLTEGILWLARERRSEERCELLRVSRELVALYEHLRQSDHVELSIESAGEVLAPLPAPVARVMLGNLLKNALAYTSEGRIVIGIEPTAWTLSDTGVGFGSVEPGQEGFGIGLSLVERLARRFSWTIAIDTLEPHGTRVRLTWERKSHG, from the coding sequence ATGCGCGCAAGTGCCAGACCGGTCCGTGACCTCCTGCTGCGCTCCATGTGGCTTTGCGCGGCGTTCGCGCTGGTGCTCATGGGCGCGTTCTTCACGCTCTTCAGCTATGACCTCGAGGACGTCATCTTCAACCGGCTCGTCGCCGCCGAGGCGGACCGGCCCGAGCCGGGGCATCCGCCGGGCATCACCACGTATTCCGGCCAAGCCTCGCTGCCTCCCTGGCTGAGAGAGCGACTGGCGGAGAAGGCGTCCCAGGGCGAATACGAGATCCCCACCGAGGGCCACGGACACTTCCACGTCGCGGTGCGCCCTGGCGCGGCGAACGGGACCCCCCGGTATGTCGCGCTCGACGTGTCCGCACTGACGAGCACGACGTCCCAGCTCCGGCGAAGGACCGGCCTGCTCCTCACCAGCGCGCTGCTGGCGCTGCTGGCCGCCGCGCTGCTCGGCCACATCGTGGCCCGCCGCCTCGGTCGGCCGCTGGAGCAACTGGTGGAACGGCTGCGGGAAGAGGACGGAGCACTCCCCGAGGACGATGGCCGAGTGGCCGAGGTGCGCGCGCTGCTCGAGGCGCTGCGAACGCGGGACGCACGTATCCAGGAGTTGCTGGAGCGTGAGCGGCGGTTCAACCGCGACGCGAGCCACGAGCTGCGCACACCCCTGGCCGTGGCCCAGGGGGCGGTGGAGATCCTCGAACTCGACCCACCCCGGGACGCGGAGACATTCCGCCGCCTTCGCCAGGCCGTGAACCAGATGGGCCTGCTGACGGAGGGCATCCTCTGGTTGGCGCGGGAGCGCCGCTCCGAGGAGCGCTGCGAGCTGCTCCGAGTCTCACGTGAGCTGGTCGCGCTGTACGAGCACCTGCGCCAGAGCGACCACGTCGAGCTCTCCATCGAGTCCGCGGGAGAAGTCCTGGCCCCCCTCCCAGCCCCCGTGGCCCGGGTGATGCTGGGCAACCTCCTCAAGAACGCCCTGGCCTACACGAGCGAGGGACGCATCGTCATCGGCATCGAGCCCACGGCGTGGACCCTCTCTGACACCGGCGTCGGCTTCGGCTCGGTCGAGCCGGGGCAGGAGGGCTTTGGCATCGGACTCTCCCTGGTGGAGCGGCTCGCCCGGCGGTTCTCGTGGACAATCGCCATCGACACCCTGGAGCCCCATGGCACGCGGGTGCGGCTGACCTGGGAACGGAAGAGTCATGGCTGA
- a CDS encoding MarR family winged helix-turn-helix transcriptional regulator, whose amino-acid sequence MPYYNEKNYSIERSVGYLLNELAKLINEDLDARLKDALSVSFAQWRVLVAILQCDTEPEPASASILCSKIDYDSGAMTRLLDKLEALGFITRERDVWDRRAYTLKLTKKGRLVATKGLVIARDNLNHSMADLTDQEAETLLSLLLKVKQTNLSLKAARQPAQKAQKRA is encoded by the coding sequence ATGCCGTACTACAACGAGAAGAACTACAGCATCGAGCGAAGCGTGGGCTACCTGCTCAACGAGCTCGCGAAGCTCATCAACGAGGACCTGGACGCGCGTCTCAAGGATGCCCTCTCGGTGAGCTTCGCGCAGTGGCGTGTGCTCGTGGCCATTCTGCAGTGCGACACCGAGCCCGAGCCCGCGTCCGCGTCCATCCTCTGTTCCAAGATCGACTATGACTCCGGTGCGATGACGCGTCTGCTCGACAAGCTGGAGGCGCTCGGCTTCATCACGAGGGAGCGCGACGTGTGGGACCGCAGGGCCTACACGCTCAAGCTGACGAAGAAAGGGCGCCTCGTGGCGACCAAGGGCCTCGTGATCGCCCGCGACAACCTCAATCACTCGATGGCGGATCTGACGGATCAAGAGGCCGAGACGCTCCTCTCGCTTCTCCTCAAGGTGAAGCAGACGAACCTGTCATTGAAGGCGGCGCGGCAACCCGCCCAGAAAGCCCAGAAGCGGGCCTAG